Proteins from a genomic interval of Brucella intermedia LMG 3301:
- a CDS encoding SPFH domain-containing protein, whose protein sequence is MTGFDITLLILAALVLATLFAGIKTVPQGFNYTVERFGRYTRTLNPGLNLIVPFFDRIGARLNMMEQVLDVPTQEVITRDNAIVGVDGVAFYQVLNAAQAAYQVANLQYAILNLTMTNIRTVMGSMDLDELLSNRDAINDRLLRVVDEAAHPWGIKMTRVEIKDINPPADIVTSMARQMKAERDKRAQVLEAEGDRNAQILRAEGQKQSQILEAEGKLEAAKREAEARERLAEAEAKATTMVSEAVSNGNVQALNYFVAQKYTEALSNIASAKNQKVVLMPLEASSLIGSLGGIGAIAREVFGDGNRPVDPTPQPPAPSRPRSVPPATR, encoded by the coding sequence ATGACCGGTTTCGATATCACGTTACTCATTCTGGCCGCGCTGGTTCTGGCGACACTGTTTGCCGGCATCAAGACCGTGCCGCAGGGTTTTAATTATACCGTCGAGCGGTTCGGCCGCTACACGCGCACCCTCAATCCCGGCCTCAATCTGATCGTGCCGTTTTTCGACCGCATCGGCGCCCGCCTCAACATGATGGAGCAGGTGCTGGATGTCCCGACGCAGGAAGTAATCACCCGCGACAATGCCATCGTCGGCGTCGACGGCGTGGCATTCTATCAGGTGCTGAATGCGGCTCAGGCGGCCTATCAGGTCGCCAACCTCCAATATGCAATCCTCAACCTGACCATGACGAACATTCGTACCGTCATGGGTTCGATGGACCTCGACGAGCTTCTTTCCAACCGCGATGCGATCAATGACCGCCTGCTGCGTGTCGTCGACGAGGCCGCCCATCCGTGGGGCATCAAGATGACCCGCGTGGAAATCAAGGATATCAACCCGCCCGCAGACATAGTTACCTCAATGGCCCGCCAGATGAAGGCCGAGCGCGACAAGCGCGCGCAGGTTCTGGAAGCGGAAGGCGACCGCAACGCGCAGATTCTGCGCGCCGAAGGCCAGAAGCAGTCGCAGATTCTCGAAGCAGAAGGCAAGCTGGAAGCGGCCAAGCGCGAGGCGGAGGCACGCGAGCGTCTTGCCGAGGCCGAGGCGAAAGCCACGACCATGGTTTCCGAAGCTGTCTCCAATGGCAATGTGCAGGCGCTCAATTACTTCGTCGCGCAAAAATACACCGAAGCCCTGAGCAATATCGCGAGCGCCAAGAACCAGAAGGTCGTGTTGATGCCGCTTGAGGCAAGCTCTCTCATCGGTTCGCTTGGCGGCATTGGCGCAATTGCCAGGGAAGTCTTTGGCGATGGCAACCGGCCGGTCGATCCGACACCGCAGCCGCCAGCCCCGTCCCGCCCACGCAGCGTTCCGCCAGCAACGCGCTGA
- a CDS encoding linear amide C-N hydrolase: MLGNVIPAAQACTGIRLIAADGSVVYARTLEFGLDLKSKIMMVPRGFSRTGTTPDGKGGLKWTAKYASVGMNGAGLPDLFDGLNEKGLGAGMFYFPTSAGYMPYTAEVSDRTISQWEFVSYVLGNFATVDEVKENIGNIVVASSVFSQWGFAPEAHYIVHDATGKSIVVEYVGGKLNVYDNPLGVITNTPGFDFHMNNLRQYTNFSMTGKPSIKLGSVEIVPTGQGSGMLGLPGDFTPPSRFVRAVAFSQSVFQPKTEQDAVLQVFKILNQFDIPKGSSRDGEKDANGNVMADYTIWTGASDLKSKRYFFRTYDNSQIRSVDLMKMDIDGKDMVKVSIQGDEKIEDVTPAGRP, encoded by the coding sequence ATGCTGGGAAATGTAATTCCGGCAGCTCAGGCGTGCACCGGCATCAGGTTGATCGCGGCAGACGGCAGTGTCGTTTACGCACGAACCCTCGAATTCGGCCTCGACCTCAAGTCAAAAATCATGATGGTGCCGCGCGGCTTTTCGCGCACCGGCACCACCCCTGACGGCAAGGGCGGCCTGAAATGGACTGCCAAATACGCATCTGTGGGCATGAATGGCGCGGGCCTGCCCGACCTGTTCGATGGCCTGAACGAAAAGGGACTGGGTGCGGGAATGTTCTATTTCCCCACTTCCGCAGGTTATATGCCCTATACGGCTGAGGTTTCGGACCGAACAATCTCCCAATGGGAATTCGTGTCATATGTCCTCGGAAATTTTGCTACCGTCGATGAAGTGAAGGAAAATATCGGGAATATCGTGGTAGCGTCCTCGGTATTCTCCCAATGGGGCTTTGCCCCGGAAGCACATTACATCGTGCATGATGCGACGGGAAAAAGCATTGTCGTTGAATATGTCGGCGGCAAGCTGAATGTCTATGACAATCCCCTCGGCGTTATCACGAATACACCGGGCTTCGATTTCCATATGAACAATCTGCGCCAGTACACGAATTTTTCCATGACGGGAAAGCCTTCGATCAAGCTCGGCTCGGTTGAAATTGTCCCGACGGGTCAGGGCTCGGGCATGCTTGGCTTGCCGGGCGATTTCACGCCGCCATCGCGCTTCGTTCGCGCGGTTGCATTCTCACAATCGGTATTCCAGCCAAAGACTGAACAGGACGCCGTCCTTCAGGTCTTCAAGATTCTCAACCAGTTCGACATTCCTAAGGGCTCGTCGCGAGACGGCGAAAAGGATGCGAACGGCAATGTAATGGCTGACTATACGATCTGGACAGGCGCCAGCGATTTGAAGAGCAAGCGCTACTTCTTCCGCACTTACGACAACAGCCAGATCCGTTCTGTTGATCTCATGAAGATGGATATAGACGGGAAGGACATGGTGAAAGTGTCGATCCAGGGCGATGAGAAGATCGAGGACGTTACCCCCGCAGGCCGTCCCTGA
- a CDS encoding KpsF/GutQ family sugar-phosphate isomerase, with amino-acid sequence MEKLDQITPPANAEAAIASALRTIKTENAGLSALEDALNNGLSAPFVEAVKLIVASRGRLVVTGVGKSGHIGSKLAATFASTGTSAFFVHSAEANHGDLGMIGRDDVILAISWSGETAELKGIVNYSQRFRIPLIAITAGENSALGRAADVVLLLPKTAEACPHGLAPTTSTMMQLAIGDALAIALLEARGFTPSDFKTFHPGGSLGASLIHIRDIMHRGERLPLVKMGTSMPDAMKVLAQKSFGCVVVVDDGGDLAGIVTDGDISRNLSRNLAALSVDEIMTRKPKTVDQNMLATAALNTINENHIGALIVVEAGRPIGLVHFHDLLRIGAA; translated from the coding sequence ATGGAAAAGCTCGATCAGATCACCCCTCCGGCAAACGCAGAAGCGGCCATCGCGTCAGCGTTGCGCACCATAAAAACCGAAAATGCGGGTCTCTCCGCGCTGGAAGACGCGCTGAACAATGGCCTTTCCGCCCCATTCGTCGAAGCGGTGAAGCTGATCGTCGCTTCGCGCGGACGCCTGGTCGTGACCGGCGTCGGCAAAAGCGGCCATATCGGTTCCAAGCTTGCGGCCACCTTTGCCTCCACCGGCACCTCTGCATTTTTCGTGCATTCGGCAGAAGCCAATCACGGTGATCTCGGCATGATCGGCCGCGATGATGTCATTCTGGCCATCTCATGGTCTGGCGAAACGGCGGAACTGAAGGGCATCGTCAATTATTCGCAGCGCTTCCGTATTCCGCTGATCGCGATCACTGCAGGCGAGAATTCGGCCCTCGGCCGCGCGGCGGATGTCGTGTTGCTGCTGCCGAAGACTGCCGAGGCCTGCCCGCATGGTCTGGCGCCCACGACCTCGACCATGATGCAGCTCGCCATCGGCGACGCGCTGGCAATTGCGCTGCTGGAAGCGCGCGGCTTTACCCCGAGCGACTTCAAGACTTTTCATCCCGGCGGCTCCCTGGGCGCAAGTCTGATCCATATCCGCGATATCATGCATCGCGGCGAGCGCCTGCCGTTGGTAAAGATGGGCACCTCCATGCCCGATGCGATGAAGGTACTAGCCCAGAAGAGCTTTGGCTGCGTCGTGGTTGTGGATGATGGCGGCGATCTGGCCGGCATTGTTACGGATGGCGATATCTCGCGCAATCTGAGTCGCAACCTTGCTGCGTTGTCGGTCGATGAAATCATGACGCGCAAGCCGAAAACGGTTGACCAGAACATGCTGGCGACCGCAGCCCTCAATACGATCAACGAAAATCACATCGGTGCGCTGATCGTCGTCGAGGCCGGTCGCCCGATCGGGCTCGTGCATTTCCACGATCTGCTGCGCATAGGCGCAGCCTGA
- the omp10 gene encoding outer membrane lipoprotein Omp10, which produces MKRFRIIAPLAVMSLALAACETTGPVGGNVPVVSRAPAGIEGSWVDPNGIVSSFNGGIFETRATDTNEKLAEGNYRYQSPQLVEIDMRSIVRGTSSKVNCALVSPTQLNCTSSSGSRFSLTRRAAG; this is translated from the coding sequence ATGAAACGCTTCCGCATCATTGCCCCTCTTGCAGTCATGTCGCTGGCGTTGGCAGCGTGCGAAACGACTGGGCCGGTCGGCGGCAATGTCCCGGTCGTCTCCCGCGCGCCGGCTGGCATCGAAGGGAGCTGGGTCGATCCCAACGGCATCGTTTCGTCCTTCAATGGCGGCATTTTCGAGACCCGCGCCACCGACACGAACGAAAAGCTTGCCGAAGGCAACTATCGTTACCAGTCACCACAGCTTGTCGAAATCGACATGCGCTCCATCGTGCGCGGCACCTCGTCGAAGGTAAACTGCGCTCTCGTCTCGCCGACGCAGCTGAACTGCACGTCCTCGTCGGGCTCGCGCTTCTCCCTCACGCGTCGGGCAGCCGGTTAA
- a CDS encoding helix-turn-helix domain-containing protein — protein sequence MSNETFISTAMVEVEARNDFWREATRPVFDTMPLSPDSKEPLEGAISSRPLGSIAIGTVSFNGQRYIRDHRTIVHSDLDYYLIQLFTSGKMNGDFNGLGVRADVGDICFLDLSKAFKSEVDAGSRISLAVSRRDLEKVIGPRSLHGVVLRGDQPMTRLIATYLKGIRSLERSLSPVEALASEEALIALLAGAVKGDALESLEDYPSMSIALRQRVLAFIDQNIGEQELSPELIQQKLRVSRSHLYRAFAEDGGVAKIIRDRRLDEAFKQLTKPSKQSRSVRQIAYSLGFSSGNQLLRGFRARFDMTPKEAQIERERLQFERQANNDLHGYFTEILNRTVKS from the coding sequence ATGAGTAACGAAACCTTTATTTCAACCGCTATGGTGGAAGTCGAAGCGCGCAATGATTTCTGGCGCGAGGCCACTCGGCCCGTATTCGACACCATGCCCCTTTCGCCAGACAGCAAGGAACCGCTGGAGGGAGCGATAAGTTCTCGTCCGCTGGGTTCGATTGCAATCGGAACGGTATCGTTCAACGGCCAGCGATATATCCGCGATCACCGCACTATCGTGCACAGCGATCTGGATTATTATCTTATCCAGCTCTTTACATCGGGAAAGATGAACGGCGATTTCAACGGTCTCGGCGTGCGCGCCGACGTTGGCGATATCTGCTTTCTCGACCTTTCGAAAGCCTTCAAGAGCGAGGTCGATGCGGGCTCCAGGATTTCGCTTGCAGTCTCCCGGCGCGATCTTGAAAAGGTGATCGGGCCGCGCAGCCTCCATGGGGTCGTCCTGCGTGGGGATCAGCCAATGACCCGGCTGATCGCAACCTACCTCAAGGGGATACGGTCTCTTGAACGCTCCCTTTCGCCGGTGGAGGCTCTGGCATCGGAGGAAGCACTGATCGCGCTTTTGGCGGGAGCCGTGAAAGGGGATGCGCTGGAGTCCCTGGAAGATTACCCTTCCATGAGCATAGCTCTTCGTCAGAGGGTCCTGGCCTTCATCGATCAGAATATTGGTGAGCAGGAGCTGTCTCCTGAGCTTATTCAGCAAAAGCTCAGGGTTTCGCGCTCCCATCTTTATCGTGCATTCGCAGAGGATGGCGGCGTGGCGAAGATCATTCGCGACCGGCGACTGGATGAAGCATTCAAGCAACTGACCAAGCCGTCCAAGCAGTCCCGTTCGGTCCGCCAGATTGCGTATAGTTTAGGGTTTTCGAGCGGTAACCAACTGCTGCGCGGCTTTCGTGCGCGTTTCGACATGACGCCGAAAGAAGCGCAGATCGAACGCGAACGTCTCCAGTTCGAAAGGCAGGCGAACAACGATCTCCACGGTTATTTCACGGAGATACTTAATCGCACCGTCAAGTCGTAG
- a CDS encoding aminotransferase class IV family protein, translating into MSSESTVRGTVEPQGAQAVTMEPDYQLIETMRSEPLSGILRFDLHMARLENSARELGFACNMEAIRQKVAEAGAGEQALKLRLTLAPDGVATVSSAPYEPLPSQTIWRVAIARTHLNHNDPLLRHKTTRRQAYIAAREEYSPAEIDEVILLNDRGEVCEGTITSIFLDIGGAACMTPALSCGLLDGVLRRELLNDNVVEEGIVTVETLKNARNILVGNSLRGMIRAKLVDL; encoded by the coding sequence ATGTCTTCTGAAAGCACGGTTCGCGGCACTGTCGAGCCACAAGGGGCGCAAGCCGTGACGATGGAACCCGATTATCAACTGATCGAAACGATGCGCTCGGAACCGCTCTCCGGCATTCTGCGCTTCGATCTGCACATGGCGCGCCTTGAGAATTCCGCCCGTGAACTCGGCTTTGCCTGCAATATGGAAGCCATTCGGCAGAAGGTCGCGGAAGCCGGGGCTGGCGAACAGGCCTTGAAACTGCGGCTGACGCTCGCTCCGGATGGTGTCGCCACTGTCTCGAGCGCTCCCTACGAACCGTTGCCGTCCCAGACGATATGGCGGGTTGCGATAGCCCGCACGCATCTCAATCACAACGATCCCCTGTTGCGCCACAAGACGACCCGGCGGCAGGCCTATATCGCGGCTCGCGAGGAATATTCGCCCGCAGAGATTGACGAAGTCATCCTGCTCAATGATCGGGGCGAGGTCTGCGAAGGCACGATCACGTCGATATTTCTCGATATCGGCGGCGCAGCCTGCATGACGCCCGCGCTTTCATGCGGCCTGCTCGACGGGGTATTGCGACGTGAATTGCTGAACGACAACGTCGTTGAAGAAGGTATCGTGACCGTCGAGACGCTGAAAAACGCGCGCAACATTCTTGTCGGCAATTCGTTGCGCGGCATGATCCGCGCAAAGCTTGTCGACCTCTGA
- a CDS encoding homospermidine synthase, whose protein sequence is MAKAKWQVYGEITGPVIMIGFGSIGRGTLPLIERHFKFDKSRMVVIDPSEANRKILDDKGIRYLKEAITKENYKKVLGPLLKGTEGQPFVVNLSVDTGSLDLMRYAREHGALYIDTVVEPWLGFYFDEKADNASRTNYALRETVRAEKRKNPGGTTAVSCCGANPGMVSWFVKKALVELATDLKLDFTEPAADDRHGWAKLMKKAGVKGIHIAERDTQRAKEPKPFNTFWNTWSVEGFIAEGLQPAELGWGSHEKWMPKNARKQKKGNKAAIFLEQPGGNTRIRTWCPTLGAQYGLLVTHNEAISIADFFTLRDKKGKLDFRLTCHYAYHPSNDAILALDEMFGAGGKAQPVQHVLEEHEILDGSDELGVLLYGHDKNAYWYGSQLTVEEARKLAPYQNATGLQVSSAVLAGMVWALENPQSGIVETDEMDYRRCLEVQMQYLGPVKGYYTDWTPLEGRGHLFKEDLDTKDPWQFRNILVR, encoded by the coding sequence ATGGCGAAAGCGAAATGGCAAGTCTATGGCGAGATAACTGGCCCTGTCATCATGATCGGCTTTGGGTCGATCGGGCGCGGTACCCTGCCGCTGATTGAACGTCATTTCAAATTCGACAAATCCCGCATGGTCGTGATCGATCCGAGCGAAGCCAACCGCAAGATCCTCGACGACAAGGGCATCCGGTACCTCAAGGAAGCGATCACCAAGGAAAATTACAAGAAGGTTCTCGGTCCCCTTCTGAAGGGAACGGAGGGCCAGCCCTTCGTCGTCAATCTTTCGGTCGATACCGGATCGCTCGATCTGATGCGTTATGCCCGCGAGCATGGCGCGCTTTATATCGATACGGTGGTGGAACCCTGGCTCGGCTTTTATTTCGATGAAAAAGCCGACAATGCCTCGCGCACCAATTACGCGCTGCGCGAAACAGTCCGCGCTGAAAAGCGCAAGAACCCCGGGGGAACGACCGCGGTTTCCTGCTGCGGCGCCAATCCGGGCATGGTCTCCTGGTTTGTCAAGAAAGCACTGGTCGAGCTTGCGACCGATCTGAAGCTCGATTTCACCGAACCGGCGGCGGATGACCGTCACGGCTGGGCGAAACTGATGAAGAAGGCTGGCGTTAAGGGCATCCATATCGCGGAACGCGACACCCAGCGCGCCAAGGAGCCCAAGCCCTTCAACACTTTCTGGAACACGTGGTCCGTCGAGGGCTTTATTGCCGAAGGCCTGCAACCGGCGGAACTCGGCTGGGGTAGCCACGAAAAATGGATGCCCAAGAACGCCCGCAAGCAGAAGAAGGGCAACAAGGCCGCGATTTTCCTCGAGCAGCCCGGCGGCAATACCCGCATCCGCACCTGGTGCCCGACGCTCGGCGCGCAATATGGCCTGCTGGTCACCCATAATGAAGCAATTTCCATCGCCGATTTTTTCACGCTGCGCGACAAGAAGGGCAAGCTCGACTTCCGCCTGACCTGCCATTACGCGTATCACCCCAGCAACGACGCCATTCTGGCGCTTGACGAAATGTTCGGTGCGGGCGGCAAAGCGCAGCCGGTGCAGCACGTTCTGGAAGAGCATGAAATTCTCGATGGCAGCGATGAGCTCGGCGTGCTGCTTTATGGCCACGATAAGAATGCCTATTGGTATGGCTCGCAACTGACGGTCGAGGAGGCGCGCAAGCTTGCGCCCTATCAGAACGCAACCGGCCTGCAGGTTTCCTCCGCCGTTCTTGCCGGTATGGTCTGGGCACTGGAAAATCCGCAGAGCGGGATCGTCGAGACGGACGAAATGGATTACCGCCGCTGCCTTGAAGTCCAGATGCAGTATCTGGGGCCCGTGAAGGGTTATTACACCGACTGGACGCCGCTGGAAGGACGCGGCCACCTGTTCAAGGAAGATCTCGATACCAAGGACCCATGGCAGTTCCGCAATATTCTGGTGCGTTGA
- a CDS encoding NfeD family protein, with translation MIIEFLSGLGIWNWLVFGLVLLILEILAPGFFFIWFGLAALVTGGLAFLLSSTAAFGWQFQTVVFLVLAVIFVLAGRRLFGSRSTDADEAFLNRRGEQLVGRRATLTEPIINGRGRIRINDTMWRVKGPDLPAGTEVRVIAFDPLSLEIEVAE, from the coding sequence ATGATTATTGAGTTTCTATCCGGTCTCGGCATATGGAACTGGCTCGTCTTCGGGCTGGTCCTGCTCATTCTGGAAATTCTGGCGCCCGGTTTTTTCTTCATCTGGTTCGGGCTTGCGGCTCTCGTGACAGGCGGCCTCGCCTTTCTCCTGTCTTCAACGGCGGCATTCGGCTGGCAGTTTCAGACCGTCGTGTTTCTTGTTCTGGCTGTCATCTTCGTGCTGGCGGGGCGCCGGTTGTTCGGCTCGCGCAGCACCGATGCCGACGAGGCCTTCCTCAATCGTCGCGGGGAGCAGCTGGTCGGCCGGCGCGCCACATTGACGGAACCCATCATCAACGGGCGTGGACGTATCCGTATCAACGATACGATGTGGCGTGTGAAAGGACCCGACCTGCCAGCCGGCACTGAAGTCCGCGTGATTGCCTTCGATCCGCTGTCGCTGGAAATCGAAGTTGCCGAGTAA
- a CDS encoding aminodeoxychorismate synthase component I, with the protein MTRTGNKPLILFRDDKAGRDVLFAAPSSIIRADTPDEFEPAWDAMQEAHEAGRWLAGYLSYEAGYLLEPKLKPLLPEGPKAPLLCFGVFDGPSDERMHGRSEDNAASPSTFLRNPVAQWSFADYAPRFKRLHQHLREGDCYQGNLTFPIHAEWGGDPLVLFNMLAKRQPVRYATYCDLGGPIILSRSPELFFEVDGEGGIETHPMKGTMPRGATPEEDERNRQFLLNDPKNQAENRMIVDLLRNDISLVSEVGSLDVPELFRVETYPTVHQMISRVRARLKENLPLRSLFAALFPCGSITGAPKISAMEILRKLETGPRDIYCGSLGWIEPGGRMRFNVAIRTISLLDENRAIFNVGGGVVFDSTAQAEYEECLLKARFAALSSHKGRKP; encoded by the coding sequence GTGACCCGAACGGGTAACAAACCGCTCATTCTCTTTCGGGACGACAAGGCGGGCCGCGACGTGCTTTTCGCGGCCCCTTCATCGATCATCCGTGCCGACACGCCGGATGAATTCGAGCCTGCATGGGATGCAATGCAAGAAGCGCACGAGGCCGGAAGATGGCTTGCGGGCTATCTTTCCTATGAAGCGGGCTATCTTCTCGAACCCAAGCTCAAGCCGCTTCTGCCCGAAGGACCCAAGGCGCCGCTTCTCTGCTTCGGCGTATTCGACGGCCCATCCGATGAACGGATGCACGGTCGCAGCGAAGACAATGCCGCCTCCCCGTCCACCTTCCTGCGCAATCCGGTCGCGCAATGGTCGTTCGCAGACTATGCGCCGCGTTTCAAGCGCTTGCATCAGCATTTACGTGAAGGCGATTGCTATCAGGGCAACCTCACCTTTCCCATCCACGCGGAATGGGGCGGCGATCCGCTGGTCCTGTTCAACATGCTTGCGAAGCGTCAGCCGGTTCGCTACGCGACCTATTGCGATCTGGGCGGACCGATCATCCTGTCGCGCTCGCCGGAACTTTTCTTCGAGGTCGATGGGGAGGGAGGGATCGAGACCCATCCGATGAAGGGCACCATGCCGCGTGGTGCTACGCCTGAAGAGGACGAGCGGAACCGCCAGTTCCTGCTGAACGATCCCAAGAACCAGGCTGAAAACCGCATGATCGTCGATCTTCTTCGCAACGACATTTCGCTCGTAAGTGAAGTAGGCTCGCTCGACGTGCCGGAACTTTTCCGCGTCGAAACCTATCCCACCGTCCATCAGATGATCAGCCGCGTGCGCGCCCGTCTGAAAGAGAACCTGCCGCTGCGCTCGCTGTTTGCCGCCCTCTTCCCGTGCGGGTCGATCACCGGCGCGCCCAAGATCAGCGCCATGGAAATCCTGCGTAAACTGGAGACCGGGCCGCGCGACATCTATTGCGGATCGCTCGGCTGGATCGAGCCGGGCGGACGTATGCGTTTTAACGTTGCCATTCGTACGATCTCGCTTCTGGATGAAAATCGTGCGATCTTCAATGTCGGGGGCGGTGTGGTCTTCGATTCCACGGCGCAAGCGGAGTACGAGGAATGTCTTCTGAAAGCACGGTTCGCGGCACTGTCGAGCCACAAGGGGCGCAAGCCGTGA
- the hemH gene encoding ferrochelatase has translation MSEMDKVQEKPNQTTRPEAQGKLPKVGVLLVNLGTPDGTSYGPMRRYLAEFLSDRRVIEWPRLIWYPILYGIVLNTRPKRSGRLYDRIWNREKNESPLRTYTRAQGEKLARALAEYPNVVVDWAMRYGQPSIESVTDRLLEQGCERIVMFPLYPQYSATTTATVNDKFFEALMKKRFQPAVRIVPSYEAEPVYIEALARSIEKHLETLSFKPEVILASYHGIPKSYSDKGDPYRQQCLETSRLLQARLGLDDSQFRSTFQSRFGPEEWLQPYTDETVEELAKHGVKSMAVLNPGFVADCLETVDEIGNEAAEEFLENGGENFSHIPCLNDGEDGMKVIETLVRRELQGWV, from the coding sequence ATGAGTGAGATGGACAAAGTGCAGGAGAAGCCCAACCAGACAACCAGACCGGAGGCGCAGGGAAAGCTGCCGAAAGTTGGTGTTCTGCTGGTCAATCTCGGCACGCCGGATGGCACGAGTTATGGCCCGATGCGCCGCTATCTGGCCGAGTTTCTCTCGGATCGCCGCGTCATCGAATGGCCGCGCCTGATCTGGTACCCGATCCTTTACGGCATCGTTCTCAACACCCGCCCGAAACGGTCTGGCAGGCTTTACGACCGCATCTGGAATCGCGAGAAGAACGAATCTCCCTTGCGGACCTACACCCGCGCACAGGGTGAGAAACTTGCCAGGGCGCTCGCTGAATATCCCAATGTGGTGGTTGATTGGGCGATGCGTTACGGCCAGCCGTCCATTGAAAGCGTCACCGACCGTCTTCTGGAGCAGGGTTGCGAGCGGATCGTCATGTTCCCGCTCTACCCGCAATATTCGGCGACGACCACCGCGACGGTGAACGACAAGTTCTTCGAAGCGCTGATGAAGAAGCGCTTCCAGCCGGCGGTGCGCATCGTGCCATCCTATGAAGCGGAACCGGTCTATATCGAGGCGCTGGCACGTTCCATCGAGAAACATCTGGAAACGCTTTCCTTCAAGCCGGAAGTGATCCTGGCTTCCTATCACGGCATTCCGAAAAGCTATTCGGACAAGGGCGATCCCTACCGCCAGCAATGCCTTGAAACATCACGCCTGCTGCAGGCGCGGCTGGGTCTGGATGATAGCCAGTTTCGTTCCACCTTCCAGTCGCGTTTCGGGCCTGAAGAATGGCTCCAGCCCTATACGGACGAAACGGTGGAGGAATTGGCCAAGCACGGGGTGAAGTCGATGGCCGTTCTCAATCCGGGGTTCGTTGCCGACTGCCTGGAAACGGTGGATGAGATCGGCAACGAAGCAGCCGAAGAATTTCTTGAAAATGGCGGCGAGAATTTCAGCCACATTCCTTGTCTCAATGACGGCGAGGACGGCATGAAAGTCATCGAGACGCTGGTACGTCGCGAGTTGCAGGGTTGGGTCTAG